One genomic region from Leptolyngbyaceae cyanobacterium JSC-12 encodes:
- a CDS encoding PAS domain S-box/diguanylate cyclase (GGDEF) domain-containing protein (IMG reference gene:2510096257~PFAM: CHASE2 domain; GGDEF domain; PAS fold~TIGRFAM: PAS domain S-box; diguanylate cyclase (GGDEF) domain), with product MQLGDRRHRLWNLLNYPLWAERRTLLTSIGVTTCVIAVRLTGLLQSWELATLDQFFQLRPPEPPDHRIVIVGIDEPDLRRVGQFPIPDNQLAELINRLAAAKPRAIGLDIYRDLPVEPGHQHFLKTLKETPNLVGIEHMSDEDAPDVPPPPVLLSAQVGFNNIVHDSDDKVRRGLLYSKQKDSKKARQSFALALALMYLKAEGLTPQTATDNTGYLQLGNAVFRRFTAYDGSYIHADDGGYQILLNPRGPANTFDYVSMTDVMQGAVPAEVFRDRVILIGYTAVSLNDFVLMSYSSRLIGAPRPIPGVELHASVVSQIISAAKDGRPLIATWSEPAEWLWILVWAWVGATISWKLRSLRTALPALAATGASLLVIGFSGLIVGWWIPVVPPMLAIAGSAIVITAHIARQQEELRRSKEFLNTIINTIPDPIYVKDRQHRWIVLNRAFGNFLSQPLETLIERSGYDIFPEDAAKLFHHYDELVFTTRETHQNEDFFTDANGTTRYIETKRSLHQDAAGNLFLVAILRDITERKRMEEDLKRTATELIQSNAELQKSAHQLSHLANHDSLTGLPNRKLFYERLKQAIEWAADCQQLVGLLFLDLDGFKQINDSNGHDIGDLLLKAVAQRLNGCLRGSDTVSRLGGDEFTVILPAIPSAQDAARVAEKVLSTLAQPFMIENHEIAVTSSIGISLYPQNAQDVETLVKEADNAMYQAKQRGKSCYEFSSLTLVG from the coding sequence ATGCAACTGGGCGATCGCCGACACCGTCTCTGGAACCTCCTAAACTATCCGCTCTGGGCAGAACGGCGTACACTTTTGACTTCTATTGGCGTGACAACTTGCGTGATTGCGGTGCGGTTAACTGGATTGCTACAAAGCTGGGAATTGGCAACACTGGATCAGTTTTTTCAGTTGCGTCCGCCTGAACCGCCCGACCACCGCATTGTAATTGTAGGGATTGACGAACCTGACCTGCGTCGAGTGGGACAATTTCCCATCCCGGATAACCAATTAGCTGAGTTAATTAATAGACTGGCTGCTGCCAAACCTAGAGCGATCGGCTTAGATATTTATCGTGATTTGCCAGTAGAACCAGGACACCAACACTTCCTGAAAACGCTCAAAGAGACGCCAAACCTGGTTGGTATTGAGCATATGAGCGATGAAGATGCACCAGATGTGCCACCACCGCCAGTTTTGCTGAGTGCTCAGGTTGGGTTTAACAACATCGTGCATGATTCTGATGATAAAGTGCGGCGAGGATTGCTGTACTCAAAACAAAAAGACAGCAAAAAAGCCCGTCAGAGTTTTGCCTTGGCACTGGCTTTGATGTACCTAAAAGCTGAAGGACTTACTCCACAAACTGCAACTGATAACACAGGCTACTTGCAACTGGGTAATGCAGTGTTTCGTCGGTTTACTGCTTACGACGGCTCTTATATTCATGCGGATGATGGTGGTTATCAAATTCTGCTGAATCCCCGTGGACCTGCCAATACGTTTGATTACGTCTCAATGACTGACGTGATGCAGGGGGCTGTTCCGGCAGAGGTGTTTCGCGATCGCGTCATTCTCATCGGGTATACCGCCGTTAGCCTGAATGACTTTGTGTTGATGTCTTACAGCAGCCGATTAATTGGTGCACCACGCCCTATCCCTGGCGTGGAACTACATGCATCGGTGGTCAGCCAGATTATCAGTGCCGCCAAAGATGGACGCCCTTTAATTGCAACTTGGTCGGAGCCAGCGGAATGGCTGTGGATTTTAGTATGGGCGTGGGTTGGGGCAACGATTAGCTGGAAGCTGCGATCACTCAGAACTGCTCTACCAGCCTTAGCGGCAACAGGTGCATCTCTGCTGGTCATTGGGTTCAGTGGGTTGATCGTAGGCTGGTGGATTCCTGTTGTGCCGCCGATGCTGGCGATCGCGGGATCAGCAATTGTGATAACTGCCCACATCGCTCGTCAGCAAGAAGAACTGCGACGCTCAAAAGAATTTCTTAACACCATTATCAATACCATTCCTGACCCGATCTATGTAAAAGATCGGCAGCATCGCTGGATCGTGTTGAATCGGGCATTTGGCAACTTTCTCAGCCAACCTCTAGAAACGTTGATAGAGCGTTCAGGCTATGACATTTTTCCTGAAGATGCAGCAAAGCTTTTTCACCATTATGATGAACTAGTCTTCACTACGCGAGAAACTCACCAAAACGAAGACTTTTTTACCGATGCCAACGGCACAACACGCTACATTGAAACCAAACGCTCATTGCACCAGGATGCAGCAGGCAACCTATTTTTAGTTGCCATCTTGCGCGATATTACTGAACGTAAACGCATGGAGGAAGACCTCAAGCGAACTGCAACAGAACTGATTCAATCGAATGCAGAATTGCAAAAATCTGCTCATCAACTCAGCCATTTGGCAAATCATGATTCTCTGACAGGCTTACCCAACCGTAAGCTTTTTTATGAGCGGCTAAAACAGGCAATTGAATGGGCTGCTGATTGTCAGCAGTTAGTCGGGTTGCTGTTTCTTGATCTGGATGGGTTTAAGCAAATCAATGATTCCAACGGACATGATATAGGAGACTTGCTGCTTAAAGCGGTTGCTCAGCGGTTGAATGGATGTTTACGGGGCAGTGATACGGTATCTCGTTTAGGAGGTGATGAATTTACGGTGATTTTGCCTGCCATTCCCAGTGCTCAAGATGCAGCAAGAGTTGCCGAAAAAGTCTTGAGCACATTAGCTCAACCATTCATGATTGAAAACCATGAAATTGCAGTCACTAGCAGCATTGGAATTAGTTTGTATCCTCAAAATGCACAAGATGTAGAGACCCTGGTGAAAGAGGCAGATAATGCCATGTATCAAGCTAAACAACGGGGCAAGAGTTGTTATGAGTTTTCGTCTTTAACGCTGGTGGGTTGA
- a CDS encoding hypothetical protein (IMG reference gene:2510096258), protein MAVTDALVPSHDRSSRQWVSDRWIVNQRYDLCFFIGSCILTLGFLGFYHLIQQVSSWNPDHSILLTYFIFTAFFDQPHIFQTFSRTHFDQLEFKKRKPLHTWGLFSLIGIGFLVTGLGREADLIVFAAVFGSYHIIRQHYGFLKAYKNLNRDRHRIDDWLDFGVFNMGMFACFFNDYTEIGGPIVIYQDLQSYFPELPPVFVEVTWSLFLFFLFLFVARQVHRLITGLPINLPKILFLAATLSTHYLVYFATTTPFLVAEALETAYHDVQYQGWMMHYQTQRFPHIRQVAIQWFSAAMVYGMVVGIVEIVGLGDRGWGMWLFVPFTMIVLYHYLVDGLIWKFSQQPELRALLFGKHQPTSVKDENS, encoded by the coding sequence ATGGCTGTGACGGATGCTTTGGTTCCATCACATGACCGCTCTTCCAGGCAGTGGGTAAGCGATCGCTGGATTGTCAATCAACGGTATGATTTGTGCTTCTTCATCGGGAGTTGCATTTTAACTCTGGGTTTTTTAGGGTTTTATCACCTCATTCAACAGGTCAGCAGTTGGAACCCCGATCATTCAATTTTGCTAACTTATTTCATCTTTACAGCGTTTTTTGATCAACCCCATATTTTTCAAACTTTTTCGCGCACGCATTTCGACCAATTAGAATTCAAAAAGCGAAAACCTCTCCATACCTGGGGCTTATTCAGTTTGATTGGGATTGGTTTCTTGGTAACAGGGCTAGGTAGAGAAGCTGACTTAATTGTGTTTGCTGCTGTCTTTGGTAGCTATCACATCATTCGACAGCATTATGGCTTTCTGAAAGCTTACAAAAACTTAAATCGCGATCGCCATCGCATTGATGATTGGCTTGATTTCGGTGTATTTAATATGGGGATGTTTGCCTGTTTTTTTAATGACTACACCGAAATTGGAGGTCCCATTGTCATCTATCAGGACTTACAAAGTTACTTTCCTGAACTTCCTCCAGTGTTTGTAGAAGTTACGTGGAGTCTTTTTCTATTCTTTTTATTTCTATTTGTTGCACGCCAAGTTCATCGATTAATTACCGGGCTGCCGATTAATCTCCCCAAGATTTTGTTCTTAGCTGCAACCTTGTCTACTCACTACTTAGTTTATTTCGCAACGACAACTCCGTTTCTAGTGGCTGAAGCTCTGGAAACGGCATATCATGATGTGCAATATCAGGGATGGATGATGCACTACCAAACTCAGCGATTTCCCCATATTAGACAGGTAGCCATTCAGTGGTTTTCTGCTGCGATGGTATATGGAATGGTTGTTGGGATAGTTGAAATTGTTGGCTTGGGCGATCGCGGTTGGGGCATGTGGCTATTTGTCCCTTTTACTATGATTGTGCTTTATCACTATTTAGTAGATGGGCTAATTTGGAAATTTAGTCAACAACCAGAATTGCGAGCCTTGTTATTTGGAAAACATCAACCCACCAGCGTTAAAGACGAAAACTCATAA
- a CDS encoding hypothetical protein (IMG reference gene:2510096259): protein MDLAHLAVQLMIAIACGMIGNMLIPREIPGKFFGLILVGFVGVWVGELGYRILKTQYRVDSSFLQWHIGEVPIVPSIIGSAVVIYVVTTFLRWGRYSK from the coding sequence ATGGATCTTGCGCATTTGGCTGTCCAGTTAATGATTGCGATCGCCTGTGGAATGATTGGCAATATGCTCATCCCACGGGAAATTCCCGGAAAATTTTTTGGCTTGATTCTGGTTGGTTTTGTCGGTGTGTGGGTAGGGGAACTTGGCTATCGTATACTGAAAACTCAGTATAGAGTTGATTCTTCTTTCCTCCAGTGGCACATTGGAGAGGTTCCCATTGTGCCATCGATTATTGGTAGCGCTGTTGTAATCTATGTTGTTACCACCTTCTTGCGCTGGGGACGCTATAGCAAGTAA
- a CDS encoding pyrroline-5-carboxylate reductase (IMG reference gene:2510096260~PFAM: NADP oxidoreductase coenzyme F420-dependent~TIGRFAM: pyrroline-5-carboxylate reductase~manually curated), translated as MINMVKFGMIGGGMMGEALISRLLAQNVFVAADVLVSEPLLARREFLANQYGIRVTADNSEVAIAEILLLAIKPQVFDTVAQQITATLQQSKTPSLVLSILAGTTLTKLEAAFPQRAVVRAMPNTPATVGAGVTAIAPGTHTQPHHLEQAQEIFAAVGEVVQVPESMMDAVTGLSGSGPGYIALVIEALTDGGVAVGLPRAIAAKLAVQTVKGSAQLLQDTNLHPAMLKDQVTSPGGTTIAGIAHLEQAGLRSALIEAVRAAYLRSQELGKHSPDA; from the coding sequence TTGATTAATATGGTTAAATTCGGCATGATTGGTGGCGGGATGATGGGAGAAGCTCTCATTTCCCGCCTTCTTGCACAAAATGTATTTGTAGCGGCGGATGTTTTGGTTAGTGAACCGCTTTTGGCGCGTCGGGAGTTTTTGGCAAATCAGTATGGTATAAGGGTCACGGCAGATAATTCTGAGGTTGCGATCGCTGAGATTTTGTTACTAGCCATCAAACCGCAAGTCTTCGATACAGTCGCTCAGCAGATTACAGCAACTCTTCAGCAATCCAAAACTCCTTCCCTGGTTTTATCTATTCTGGCGGGCACGACACTCACCAAGCTAGAAGCTGCTTTTCCGCAACGGGCAGTGGTACGAGCAATGCCCAATACCCCAGCAACGGTGGGCGCAGGGGTGACTGCGATCGCACCTGGCACCCATACCCAACCACACCATCTGGAACAGGCACAGGAGATTTTTGCTGCGGTCGGTGAGGTGGTCCAAGTCCCCGAATCGATGATGGATGCAGTCACAGGATTATCAGGCTCGGGACCTGGTTACATCGCCCTGGTAATAGAAGCCTTGACTGATGGCGGGGTCGCAGTTGGTTTACCGAGAGCGATCGCTGCCAAGCTGGCAGTGCAAACGGTTAAAGGCTCGGCTCAATTACTACAAGACACCAATTTGCACCCTGCAATGCTTAAAGACCAGGTAACAAGCCCCGGTGGAACTACCATCGCTGGGATCGCTCATCTAGAGCAGGCGGGTTTACGTTCAGCCCTGATTGAAGCGGTAAGAGCAGCTTACCTGCGATCGCAAGAATTAGGTAAGCACAGTCCGGACGCCTAA
- a CDS encoding hypothetical protein (IMG reference gene:2510096261~PFAM: Protein of unknown function (DUF552)): MSNIFNKLRDFVGFNEPMDYEYEYDEMDGEEYQTLYQQENPQPMPLEESRSRRSRLRDRPPIASETPMGVPTMNTAPMNNVIGMPGAVNGISEVVVMEPRSFEEMPQVIQALRERKSVVLNLTIMDPDQAQRAVDFVAGGTYAIDGHQERIGESIFLFTPSCVQVSTQNNVVHEVPQPQVRMPRSTAQTSAWAAEPMRMAQ; this comes from the coding sequence GTGAGTAATATCTTCAACAAACTACGGGACTTTGTTGGTTTTAATGAGCCAATGGATTATGAGTACGAGTACGACGAAATGGATGGAGAAGAGTATCAGACTCTGTATCAACAAGAAAATCCTCAGCCAATGCCGCTAGAAGAATCTCGTAGTCGTCGTAGTCGTTTACGCGATCGCCCACCCATTGCTTCTGAAACACCCATGGGAGTACCTACCATGAATACAGCACCGATGAATAATGTGATTGGAATGCCAGGTGCCGTTAATGGCATTTCCGAGGTCGTTGTGATGGAACCGCGCTCCTTTGAAGAGATGCCCCAGGTGATTCAGGCATTGCGAGAGCGGAAGTCTGTGGTTCTGAATCTAACAATCATGGACCCGGATCAGGCTCAGCGGGCTGTTGATTTCGTTGCAGGGGGTACTTACGCGATCGATGGTCATCAAGAGCGCATCGGCGAGAGCATTTTCCTATTCACTCCAAGTTGTGTTCAAGTCAGTACCCAAAATAATGTGGTTCACGAAGTGCCTCAGCCTCAAGTGCGGATGCCTCGTTCTACTGCTCAGACCTCAGCTTGGGCGGCTGAACCCATGCGGATGGCTCAATAA
- a CDS encoding pyridoxal phosphate enzyme, YggS family (IMG reference gene:2510096262~PFAM: Alanine racemase, N-terminal domain~TIGRFAM: pyridoxal phosphate enzyme, YggS family), giving the protein MMAFSVAGSITERIADIRATLPDSVRLIAVTKQVSVGAMREAYLAGIRDFGESRIQEAEFKQAQLQDLSDIVWHMIGHLQANKASKALHLFQWIHSVDELKLAQRLDRLAANRTKKPNICLQVKLRPDPNKHGWTVSELWEDLPYLNDCKNLNICGLMTIPPLGLQPPELFNIFQEARNLANKIRLRSDLELSIQELSMGMSNDYPIAVEAGSTMVRLGRILFGDRQT; this is encoded by the coding sequence ATGATGGCTTTTTCAGTGGCGGGTAGCATTACAGAGCGAATTGCAGACATTCGTGCAACCTTACCAGATTCTGTTCGTTTAATTGCGGTTACTAAGCAAGTATCCGTCGGAGCAATGCGGGAAGCCTACCTTGCTGGAATTCGAGATTTTGGAGAAAGCCGCATTCAAGAAGCAGAATTCAAACAAGCGCAATTGCAAGATCTTTCCGACATCGTTTGGCATATGATTGGACATTTGCAGGCAAACAAAGCCTCAAAAGCGTTGCATTTGTTCCAGTGGATTCATTCAGTAGACGAGCTGAAATTAGCTCAGCGACTTGATCGGTTAGCCGCAAACCGAACGAAAAAGCCGAACATTTGCTTACAAGTTAAACTCCGACCCGACCCTAACAAACATGGCTGGACAGTATCAGAACTATGGGAAGATCTACCTTATTTAAACGATTGTAAGAATCTGAACATTTGTGGTTTAATGACGATTCCGCCTCTTGGACTTCAACCCCCCGAGTTATTCAACATATTTCAAGAAGCCCGAAACCTGGCGAACAAAATTCGGTTACGTTCGGATCTAGAATTATCAATTCAGGAATTGTCAATGGGTATGTCAAATGACTACCCGATCGCAGTAGAAGCGGGTTCCACAATGGTAAGGCTAGGGCGCATTCTGTTTGGCGATCGCCAAACTTGA
- a CDS encoding Protein of unknown function (DUF3539) (IMG reference gene:2510096263~PFAM: Protein of unknown function (DUF3539)) translates to MSTENYLNHPNFGLLFRVCLVDANRELFTTLYAQRLFFLVVTGKDGLEFEPITRADARIMVENRVRLLRRLGPQPEYDQLLKVYKQTFQ, encoded by the coding sequence ATGAGCACCGAAAACTATCTAAATCACCCCAATTTTGGTTTGCTGTTCAGAGTTTGCCTGGTTGATGCCAACCGGGAATTATTCACAACGCTTTATGCCCAGCGATTGTTTTTTCTTGTTGTGACTGGCAAAGATGGGTTAGAGTTTGAGCCAATTACCCGTGCAGATGCTCGCATCATGGTAGAAAACCGTGTCCGCTTGCTGCGTCGTCTTGGACCACAGCCGGAATACGATCAACTTCTCAAAGTCTATAAGCAAACGTTTCAATGA
- a CDS encoding ABC-type cobalt transport system, permease component CbiQ (IMG reference gene:2510096264~PFAM: Cobalt transport protein), with protein MDLLRSLPLGLYLEQPVTWLHRLDPRVKLAWLLTFLAAPLLANPAWRLGLVVLLMLLTLSARIPLRVWRQQMGWLLFLCFLVFALTAVLPDGLNAAHQPRLPANELALSQQPTQLPPPAPEKAWWDLSQLFQGKPPSPLDAGKSLEPLPQPTDYTYVLVEHGLITITRRSLDLGIRVSTLLFTLIYSTNLFLLTTAPEEVTAAIENWLSPLRRFQVPVTEIALTLTLSLRFIPLVLEEVQNLVRSISTRAINWKKLGMRRTIQVWLMVAERLLENLLLRAEQIASAMKVRGFTSPNQHQVQWHQFRFRMRDWLALGGIILLWGARMIWGGEG; from the coding sequence ATGGATTTACTGCGATCGCTCCCTCTAGGACTTTATCTTGAACAACCTGTAACCTGGCTGCATCGGCTTGATCCTCGTGTCAAGCTAGCCTGGTTGCTAACATTTTTAGCCGCGCCCCTGCTGGCGAACCCCGCCTGGCGTCTCGGACTGGTTGTATTGTTGATGTTGCTCACCCTCAGTGCCAGAATTCCATTGCGAGTATGGCGGCAACAAATGGGTTGGTTGCTGTTTTTGTGTTTTCTGGTGTTTGCTTTAACCGCAGTATTGCCTGATGGCTTAAACGCTGCGCACCAGCCCCGCCTTCCGGCAAACGAACTGGCACTTTCTCAGCAACCGACTCAACTTCCACCTCCAGCGCCAGAAAAAGCATGGTGGGATCTCTCTCAGTTGTTTCAGGGAAAGCCCCCCTCTCCTCTGGATGCTGGAAAAAGCTTGGAACCACTGCCCCAGCCAACCGATTACACGTATGTTCTGGTTGAGCATGGTCTGATTACGATTACCCGACGATCGCTTGATTTGGGAATTCGGGTTAGTACACTGCTGTTTACGTTGATTTATAGTACGAATTTGTTTTTGTTGACAACGGCACCTGAAGAAGTTACTGCAGCGATCGAAAATTGGTTATCCCCCTTGCGACGCTTCCAGGTACCCGTAACTGAGATTGCCCTGACGCTTACGCTCTCCCTGCGATTTATTCCACTGGTGCTTGAGGAAGTGCAAAACCTGGTGCGATCAATTAGCACTCGTGCCATTAACTGGAAAAAATTAGGAATGCGACGTACCATTCAAGTCTGGTTGATGGTGGCAGAACGATTGCTCGAAAATTTGTTGTTACGCGCCGAGCAAATTGCTAGCGCCATGAAGGTTCGCGGGTTTACAAGCCCCAATCAGCATCAGGTTCAGTGGCATCAATTTCGATTTAGGATGAGAGACTGGTTGGCTTTAGGGGGCATTATTTTATTGTGGGGAGCACGAATGATATGGGGTGGAGAAGGATAA
- a CDS encoding ribosome-associated GTPase EngA (IMG reference gene:2510096265~PFAM: GTPase of unknown function~TIGRFAM: ribosome-associated GTPase EngA; small GTP-binding protein domain) has protein sequence MSLPVVAIIGRPNVGKSTIVNRLAGVQEAIVYDEPGVTRDRTYKRAYWRDREFLVVDTGGLVFDDDTEFLPLIREQAMAALAEASVAIFVVDGQAGPTGGDHEIAEWLRQQTVPVLLAVNKCESVDQGVIQAADFWELGLGEPHPVSGIHGSGTGDLLDELVNYLPPINQVDEIEEIKVAIAGRPNVGKSSLLNAFVGENRAIVSPISGTTRDAIDMVVERNGQTYRIIDTAGIRKKKNVEYGPEFFGINRAFKAIARADVVLFVIDALDGVTEQDQKLAGRIADEGRACVLVVNKWDAVEKDSHTIYDYEREITSRLHFIEWAEVIFISAKTGQRVEKILDLVNGAAEQHRRRVTTSVINEVLEDAISWHTPPTTRGGRQGKIYYGTQVSTQPPSIALFVNDPNLFNDSYRRYIERQFRQALGFKGTPIRLFWRGKKVRDAERSLNRATNV, from the coding sequence ATGTCATTGCCCGTTGTTGCTATTATTGGTCGTCCCAACGTGGGCAAATCGACTATTGTCAATCGCTTGGCGGGGGTGCAGGAAGCTATCGTTTATGACGAACCTGGGGTCACCCGCGATCGCACCTACAAGCGAGCATACTGGCGCGATCGCGAATTTTTGGTCGTGGATACGGGCGGCTTAGTGTTTGACGACGACACAGAATTTCTACCCCTAATTCGGGAACAGGCAATGGCAGCCTTAGCCGAAGCCAGTGTGGCAATTTTTGTCGTTGATGGACAAGCTGGACCAACGGGTGGAGATCATGAAATTGCAGAATGGTTGCGCCAACAAACCGTGCCAGTGCTGCTGGCAGTTAATAAATGCGAGTCGGTAGATCAAGGGGTGATTCAGGCAGCGGATTTTTGGGAGTTGGGCTTGGGTGAACCCCATCCAGTGTCGGGCATTCATGGTAGCGGCACTGGAGACTTATTGGATGAATTGGTGAACTATCTGCCCCCGATTAATCAAGTCGATGAAATAGAAGAAATTAAGGTGGCGATCGCAGGTCGGCCAAATGTGGGGAAATCCAGTTTGCTGAATGCATTTGTGGGTGAGAACCGGGCGATTGTCAGTCCCATTTCTGGCACAACGCGAGATGCAATTGACATGGTGGTGGAACGTAACGGGCAAACCTACCGCATCATCGATACTGCTGGGATTCGTAAAAAGAAAAATGTGGAATATGGTCCAGAGTTTTTTGGGATTAACCGGGCATTTAAGGCGATCGCTCGTGCCGATGTAGTGCTGTTTGTGATTGACGCGCTTGATGGCGTAACCGAACAGGATCAAAAGCTGGCAGGGCGGATTGCCGATGAAGGGCGGGCTTGTGTCCTGGTGGTTAACAAGTGGGATGCCGTAGAAAAGGATTCCCATACGATTTACGATTATGAACGTGAAATTACAAGTCGGCTGCATTTCATTGAATGGGCAGAAGTGATTTTCATCAGTGCTAAAACTGGGCAGCGGGTAGAGAAAATTCTGGATCTGGTGAATGGGGCAGCAGAACAACATCGGCGTCGCGTTACTACCTCAGTCATTAACGAAGTGCTGGAAGATGCCATCAGTTGGCATACCCCACCCACTACCCGTGGCGGACGCCAGGGCAAAATTTACTATGGCACCCAGGTCAGCACCCAGCCACCCAGCATTGCTCTGTTTGTCAATGATCCCAACCTGTTTAATGACAGTTATCGACGTTACATCGAGCGCCAGTTTCGGCAAGCGCTTGGCTTTAAGGGCACACCTATACGGCTATTTTGGCGTGGCAAAAAAGTGCGGGATGCGGAACGCAGTCTGAATCGGGCAACAAATGTGTAA
- a CDS encoding L,D-transpeptidase family protein (IMG reference gene:2510096266~PFAM: L,D-transpeptidase catalytic domain), with protein sequence MNRNIVAIASALAILTANVLAPSAIAQTPKNTKLSWVTPKDASLRLTLTPKFTATGERILNLELRLDGKVIEQVQAVSGKPDVQHFRVGQDSRAGSREPLPQGIYRVGSVDRNGGLPLAMGDIFIPVTPLFATARSGIGIHRDADRHIQGGSGTIGCLGILSTKDVETVAKFVTTYRVKTLVVDYGLN encoded by the coding sequence ATGAACCGGAACATCGTCGCGATCGCGTCCGCTTTAGCCATCTTGACTGCGAATGTCCTTGCCCCATCTGCCATTGCCCAAACACCCAAAAACACCAAACTCAGTTGGGTTACTCCCAAAGATGCCAGCCTGCGCCTAACGTTAACGCCCAAATTCACTGCAACTGGCGAACGCATTCTCAACCTGGAACTGCGCCTTGATGGTAAAGTCATCGAACAAGTGCAGGCGGTCTCTGGTAAACCGGATGTCCAGCACTTCCGGGTTGGACAAGATTCCAGAGCCGGATCGCGAGAACCACTGCCACAAGGCATTTATCGCGTGGGTAGTGTGGATCGCAACGGGGGACTGCCCCTCGCCATGGGCGATATTTTCATCCCAGTTACCCCATTGTTTGCCACCGCTCGTAGCGGCATTGGCATTCACCGTGATGCTGATCGCCATATTCAAGGGGGGTCCGGTACTATCGGCTGCTTGGGGATTTTGAGTACCAAAGATGTGGAGACTGTTGCCAAATTCGTCACTACCTACCGGGTTAAAACACTGGTTGTGGATTACGGCTTGAACTAA